From Aquificaceae bacterium:
CCGGCGCCATATACGGCTTTATGAGGGCTATCTTTTCCATACTAAAAACAGAAAAGCCTTCTTACTTTGCCATAGCCTTTGACCTGCCTGCACCCACAAAGAGAGAAGAGGTCTATAGAGAATACAAAGCCAAAAGACCTTCCATGCCAGACCCCTTAAAGGTCCAGATACCAGTTATAAAGGAGCTTGTTGACCTTCTTGGCATTAAAAGGTATGAAGTGGAAGGTTATGAGGCGGATGACATAATTGCAACCGTAAGCTGGTGGGCTCTTGAAAGAGGCTTTTCTGTAAAAGTCTACTCACCAGACAAGGATATACTGTCGCTTGTGTGTGAAAGGCTGGTAGTGGTTAATCCCATAAGCGGTGAGGTCTTTGACAGGAAAAAAGTTTTGGAGAAGTTTGGCGTTCCACCAGAAAAACTTCCAGACTACCTTGCCCTTGTGGGTGATAAGGTGGATAATATAGAAGGCGTAAAGGGTATAGGTCCAAAGACTGCCATAAAAGTTCTTGAAGCCTACGGTAGTGTGGAAAACCTTTTGAGAAACTGGCAAGACTTCCTTAGAGCCTTTCCTCAGGCAAACAGAGAAAGCCTTGAGCTTGCTTTATCTCT
This genomic window contains:
- a CDS encoding 5'-3' exonuclease H3TH domain-containing protein gives rise to the protein MKVLHLLDGSAFLYRSFFALPPLSTRSGFPTGAIYGFMRAIFSILKTEKPSYFAIAFDLPAPTKREEVYREYKAKRPSMPDPLKVQIPVIKELVDLLGIKRYEVEGYEADDIIATVSWWALERGFSVKVYSPDKDILSLVCERLVVVNPISGEVFDRKKVLEKFGVPPEKLPDYLALVGDKVDNIEGVKGIGPKTAIKVLEAYGSVENLLRNWQDFLRAFPQANRESLELALSLLKLQKVEGLSLKEEELRLKSPNFNALRKRFEELEMKSLIKELDSLSKASAQKSLF